The genomic interval TGGCCGTCACCCAAATGCCCAACTTGCGCCATTTGAATCTAGGTGGTAACTATTTCTCAGGTCGGATAACGCCCCAGTTCGGGCAATGGAAATTCCTAGAATACTTGGACGTATCCAATAACGAACTCGGAGGTCCTATACCGCAGGAGATAGGAAATTTGACCAACCTCAGGGAGCTCTACATTGGGTACTCAAATAAGTATGAAGGTGGCATACCCTCGGAGATCGGGAACCTATTGGAACTAGTTATTTTCGAAGCCAGAGACTGTAACTTATCCGGCGAGATACCACCGGAGATCGGGAACTTGGTGAGCTTGAAATCCTTGGACTTGTCGTATAATGTTTTTACAGGCGAGATTCCTGAGTCTATTGGCGACATGCCGGAACTGGAGGAGTTGAGGTTGTGGGAGAACAACTTTACCGGGATCATTCCTCAGAGGCTGGGAAAGAATGGGAAGCTTCAGCTTCTTTATCTTTCATGGAATAAACTGACTGGTACTCTGCCTCCTGATATGTGTTTTGGGAATCGGCTTGAGACTCTGAATACTGAGGAAAATTTATTGGTCGGTCCAATCCCGGACTCACTCGGGAGGTGCGAGTCGCTGTCTGAGATACGAATGGAGCACAACTTTCTCAACGGTTCAATGCCAAGAGACCTCTTCGGTTTGCCCAATCTCACCCACGTGACGCTGCAGAATAACCGTTTGACTGGGAAGTTTCCCATTTCCTCGAGAAACAATTCTAAATTGTTTACACTAGATATTTCTGACAACAAGATTCATGGGGAGCTACCTAGTTGGATCTGGAGACTTCCCAATCTTAAAGCTTTGAATCTTTCTCATAATTGTCTAGAGACTCTAGATGTCAATTTAAATTCTCCCAACACTTCCCGATCCTCGTTGAGCACCTTAGACCTTCACTCCAACCAGCTCCAAGGgcagctttcaactctcccacTGGAATTTGGAGTCCGGCAGAGCGTAAGATCAACTCTCCGCAGGAATTTGGAGTCCGGCAGAGCGTAAGTTCAACTCTCCCACCGTCCGCTTACACTCGTCTGCCTGCCACCTCTGTTTTCTTATCTAGGAATAAATTTGACGGGTCAATTCCTACGTCACTGTGCAACAATGCCGATCTTCGTGCTCTAGATTTGTCCCATAATCACTTGACTGGCACGATTCCCCAATGCTTAATTGAAAAGAGTACAAGACTAACGGTAATGGATTTAGGGGGAAACAATCTTATTGGCGTAATTCCTGATTCCTTTCCAGACAATTGTAATTTACAAGCTTTGCTTATGAATGGAAATCGACTAGAAGGAGAGCTACCAAAATCCCTGGCCAAGTGCAATACAACGTTGGAGGTTTTGGACGTCAGCAACAACCACATTCAGGATACCTTCCCATGTTATTTGAAGAACATATACACATTGAGAGTCCTTATTTTGCGATCTAACCAATTTTATGGATCTATTAATTGTCTAGGCGCTAATTCCACGTGGTCCAACcttcaaattttagacttggccTCAAACCATTTTGTTGGTAAGTTTCCAATACGTTACTTTTCTAGCTGGAAGGCAATGATTGAAACTGAAAATAAGACTGGAGATCCCGAAGATATAGGGGCAAATCTCTATGACGGCTATCAAATGACAGTAAGAGTTACATTAAAAGATCAAGAATTGGAGTTGGAGAAGGTCCTAACTATCTACACCTCACTTGACCTGTCGTGCAACAGTTTTGATGGACATATACCTGCAGAAATAGGAGAATTCAAAGCCCTATATGCCCTCAACTTATCTCACAATGCTTTTACAGGTAAAATCCCACAAGCTTTAGGAAAGTTGAGTCAGCTTGAGTCACTAGACTTGTCGAGCAACAAACTCATTGGAGAGATTCCTCTCCAACTTGCAGACGGTCTTATTTTCCTGTCAACCCTTAACCTTTCCTTCAATCAATTGGTGGGAAAGATTCCACAGATCAAGCAATTTACTACATTTACAGAAAGTTCATTTGAAGGAAATATACGATTATGTGACTTTcctatgaaagaaaaatgcataCATGAAGAATTGGGACCGTCACCTCCTCCATCTGAAGAACCTCATTCGTATTCTGGGAATTCAATTGATTGGGACTTCTTAAGTGCTGAATTGGGATTTGTTTTCGGCTTTGGGATTTATATTGGACCTCTTATATTTTGGAAGAGGTGGAGGAAACGCTACTATAAACATGTCGATGACATTGTTTTTAAGATGTTCCCTCGGGCATACATAAGAATAGAGAATCATCGAAGGCGAGCACACAGGAATCAAGGACGACAAGCACGAAGGAATCAAGGTAGGAGGGATTAGTGATAGATACAAGGAGCAATGCTAGTCAATGATGTCAGGTATGTCTCCAACTGATTTTTTGGTATGCAATTAAATGTTGTCCGAAGTGATGTATTATAAATTAGCAATATTGTTGAAATTCATAAGGCATGATCTCCTACATGCATGGCAGGCTACACAACTTGAACTCATGGATAGATCATTGCAAAGTTGTTCTGGGAAGTCCTAATTGAGAAGTACTACGTACTAAAATAAGATATATGAGGAAGCAATATGGCCTCGATCGTCATGGGAATGAAGCCATAATTAGATGGTTAACTTGTGGGGTAGAAAGTAATATGAGAAATTACATTTGTATATGTATTTCTAATAGTATTGGCATTactttatgtaagaatttagtCAAATTTAGCAAAATATGTGAAACCACTACTGTTTCTGGTTTGCATAACCTATACGTAGTACTCTCCGTATTGAATTAGCTAGCTTTCCTCTATACCATTAAATTATTATCTCTTgccttaatttattattaattcatcTCTTTAttgggagagaaaaaaaaatattaatatattatttagctgtACAACAGTGCTAGttaaatttgtattattattaaatttttgctAACTTTTCGAAAGTCACTGGTAATGAAATTTGATCTATAAACTTTCAGTATCTAAATATTTTACCAAAGTCAATGTCAAGAGCATTACTATAGGATTGGTTATCCTATTTTTCAagttttgactaatatgtaactttttcacttttagctaatcattcaaaacttgaaatctacattggattagtcatcacactctctataataataaaatattattatttatattttttagttaatttttattttattttcataatcttcaataatctccaatgacaaatcatattcatttttattttcacaatctaacaatttataatataataatcacatatgtatatagatggtaaaatctcatatgaataaaaatattatatctataatataataatcttaaaaagtatttttagacttgttatagttcttttcatatttgaaaataagaatggatttactgtagcttatagtttggatgaaaacaatttagctaattcaatatggagcaaatatagataatatttattaaatttaaagatgaaaagataTTTGACTAACTTAATGCCAATGCTCTTGTTGAGTACCACTAAATGCTGACTTGGTTATCGCGCCAATATGTACATGACTCGTGCTTGGTTTTCTTGATTAGATTTGGATCTACGAGATTCCGATCCAAATTCTAAACataattc from Juglans microcarpa x Juglans regia isolate MS1-56 chromosome 4S, Jm3101_v1.0, whole genome shotgun sequence carries:
- the LOC121262558 gene encoding leucine-rich repeat receptor-like serine/threonine-protein kinase BAM2, which translates into the protein MQLLLSLLIMFVLHVHPTLSGRYLLPEYRALLSIKSSITHDPQSALSTWNASTSHCTWSGITCHPSRRRVTILDLSDLRLSGTLSPDLAHLRFLSNLSVASNQLSGAIPVELSSLFALRVLNLSDNRFNGIFPSQLSLLKNLQVLDLYDNDMTGDLPLAVTQMPNLRHLHLGRNFFSGGIPSQYGQWEFLEYLAVSGNMLQGPIPQEIGNLTNLRELYIGQYTNMYEGGIPPEIGNLSELVRFEANGCLNLSSESFPSQLSLLKNLQALDLSHNRMTGDLPLAVTQMPNLRHLNLGGNYFSGRITPQFGQWKFLEYLDVSNNELGGPIPQEIGNLTNLRELYIGYSNKYEGGIPSEIGNLLELVIFEARDCNLSGEIPPEIGNLVSLKSLDLSYNVFTGEIPESIGDMPELEELRLWENNFTGIIPQRLGKNGKLQLLYLSWNKLTGTLPPDMCFGNRLETLNTEENLLVGPIPDSLGRCESLSEIRMEHNFLNGSMPRDLFGLPNLTHVTLQNNRLTGKFPISSRNNSKLFTLDISDNKIHGELPSWIWRLPNLKALNLSHNCLETLDVNLNSPNTSRSSLSTLDLHSNQLQGQLSTLPLEFGVSSTLPPSAYTRLPATSVFLSRNKFDGSIPTSLCNNADLRALDLSHNHLTGTIPQCLIEKSTRLTVMDLGGNNLIGVIPDSFPDNCNLQALLMNGNRLEGELPKSLAKCNTTLEVLDVSNNHIQDTFPCYLKNIYTLRVLILRSNQFYGSINCLGANSTWSNLQILDLASNHFVGKFPIRYFSSWKAMIETENKTGDPEDIGANLYDGYQMTVRVTLKDQELELEKVLTIYTSLDLSCNSFDGHIPAEIGEFKALYALNLSHNAFTGKIPQALGKLSQLESLDLSSNKLIGEIPLQLADGLIFLSTLNLSFNQLVGKIPQIKQFTTFTESSFEGNIRLCDFPMKEKCIHEELGPSPPPSEEPHSYSGNSIDWDFLSAELGFVFGFGIYIGPLIFWKRWRKRYYKHVDDIVFKMFPRAYIRIENHRRRAHRNQGRQARRNQGRRD